From Camelus dromedarius isolate mCamDro1 chromosome 12, mCamDro1.pat, whole genome shotgun sequence, the proteins below share one genomic window:
- the CCKBR gene encoding gastrin/cholecystokinin type B receptor isoform X2 yields the protein MSVGGNVLIIVVLGLSRRLRTVTNAFLLSLAVSDLLLAVACMPFTLLPNLMGTFIFGTVVCKAVSYFMGVSVSVSTLSLVAIALERYSAICRPLQARVWQTRSHAARVIVATWMLSGLLMVPYPVYTAVQPAGPRVLQCMHRWPSARVRQTWSVLLLLLLFFVPGVVMAVAYGLISRELYLGLRFDGDSDSESQSRVGGQGGLPGGAGQGPAHPNGRCQSETRLAGEDGDGCYVQLPRSRPVLELSALTASTPGPGSGPRPAQAKLLAKKRVVRMLLVIVVLFFLCWLPVYSANTWRAFDGPGAHRALSGAPISFIHLLSYASACVNPLVYCFMHRRFRQACLETCARCCPRPPRARPRPLPEEDPPTPSIASLSRLSYTTISTLGPG from the exons ATGAGTGTTGGAGGAAATGTGCTTATCATCGTGGTTCTGGGACTGAGCCGTCGCCTGCGGACCGTCACCAACGCCTTCTTGCTCTCACTGGCAGTCAGCGACCTCCTGCTGGCGGTGGCTTGCATGCCCTTTACCCTCCTGCCCAATCTCATGGGCACATTTATCTTTGGCACAGTCGTCTGCAAGGCGGTTTCCTACTTCATGG gggtgtctgtgagtgtgtccaCGCTAAGCCTCGTGGCCATAGCCCTGGAGCGGTACAGCGCCATCTGCCGACCACTGCAGGCGCGGGTGTGGCAGACACGCTCCCACGCAGCTCGTGTGATCGTAGCCACGTGGATGCTGTCCGGACTCCTCATGGTGCCCTACCCGGTGTACACTGCCGTGCAGCCAGCAGGGCCTCGTGTGCTGCAGTGCATGCATCGCTGGCCCAGTGCACGGGTTCGCCAAACCTG GTCGGTACTGCTGCTCCTGCTTCTGTTTTTCGTACCGGGAGTGGTTATGGCGGTGGCCTACGGGCTTATCTCCCGCGAGCTCTACTTAGGGCTTCGCTTTGACGGTGACAGTGACAGCGAAAGCCAGAGCCGGGTCGGAGGCCAAGGAGGGCTGCCAGGTGGGGCCGGACAAG GCCCTGCCCACCCGAACGGGCGTTGCCAGTCGGAGACCCGGCTGGCTGGTGAGGACGGAGATGGCTGTTACGTGCAGCTTCCGCGCTCCCGGCCTGTACTGGAGCTGTCTGCGCTGACCGCTTCCACGCCTGGGCCAGGATCCGGTCCCCGGCCCGCCCAGGCCAAGCTGTTGGCTAAGAAGCGCGTGGTGCGGATGTTACTGGTGATCGTTGTGCTTTTTTTCCTGTGTTGGTTGCCAGTGTACAGCGCCAATACGTGGCGCGCCTTCGATGGCCCCGGTGCACATCGTGCTCTTTCAGGCGCGCCCATCTCTTTCATCCACCTGCTGAGCTACGCCTCTGCCTGTGTCAATCCCCTTGTCTACTGCTTCATGCACCGTCGGTTTCGCCAGGCTTGCCTGGAAACGTGCGCCCGCTGCTGCCCTCGGCCTCCACGAGCGCGCCCCAGACCGCTACCGGAAGaggaccctcccaccccctccatcgCCTCACTATCCAGACTGAGCTACACCACCATCAGCACGCTGGGACCTGGCTGA